In a genomic window of Sporosarcina trichiuri:
- a CDS encoding sigma-70 family RNA polymerase sigma factor, with amino-acid sequence MQKLIDGEWHTPETLVEQYKRLVYKHAIRYAKRDLHFREDLVQVGYLGLLRAFERFDHEQGIKFITYATDYICGYMQRTFDLERVIHVPVQVVRNAWRIERDNLWALPDEDIAERLRITPVAVRNARLYFDHRQSTASLDKTVDDEGELDGHGRAGVLDDYSMLLMDSYTEGLNDREKLIVQRLMAGQIYEDIAAEYGITKSRVGQLVQGIRRKVKRNQEAME; translated from the coding sequence ATGCAGAAGCTCATAGACGGGGAGTGGCACACGCCGGAAACTCTCGTCGAACAGTATAAGCGGCTGGTGTACAAACACGCCATCCGTTACGCCAAACGGGACCTGCACTTCCGGGAAGACCTGGTGCAGGTCGGGTATCTCGGACTGCTTCGTGCGTTTGAAAGGTTCGACCACGAGCAAGGTATCAAATTCATCACTTATGCGACGGATTACATCTGCGGGTATATGCAGCGGACGTTTGACCTGGAACGGGTGATCCACGTACCTGTCCAGGTTGTCCGCAACGCCTGGCGCATCGAACGCGACAACTTATGGGCATTGCCCGACGAAGACATCGCGGAGCGTCTCCGAATTACCCCGGTTGCTGTCCGTAACGCCCGTCTGTACTTCGACCATCGGCAGAGCACAGCCAGTCTGGATAAGACGGTGGACGACGAAGGCGAGCTGGACGGTCACGGTAGAGCGGGCGTACTGGATGATTACAGCATGCTGCTGATGGACAGCTACACGGAAGGGCTCAACGACCGTGAAAAACTCATCGTACAACGGCTGATGGCCGGTCAGATATATGAGGATATCGCCGCGGAATACGGCATTACGAAATCCCGCGTCGGCCAGTTGGTGCAAGGCATCCGGCGCAAAGTGAAACGAAATCAGGAGGCGATGGAATGA
- the thyX gene encoding FAD-dependent thymidylate synthase, protein MIQVLDRGYVRLENKMGSDLTIVNSARVSYDKKSEELTEKDKGLIRFLIREGHTSPLRHAMMTFEIYAPLMVARQWWKYVVGSDHTMDSWNESSRRYLSEDEHFYIPGSHEWRGKPANSKQGSAGPVDTILGISLTDNLLRHIDSSMELYRMALEDGVAPEQARLFLPAYGMYVRWYWTASLQAVLHFLDQRLEHDAQKEIQLYAEAVEQYVTREFPEVYQAWRDQR, encoded by the coding sequence ATGATACAGGTATTGGATAGAGGGTACGTCCGTCTGGAAAACAAGATGGGCAGCGATTTGACGATCGTGAATAGTGCACGCGTGTCCTACGACAAGAAATCAGAGGAACTGACAGAGAAGGACAAAGGGTTGATCCGATTCTTAATACGGGAAGGGCATACCAGCCCGCTCCGACACGCCATGATGACGTTTGAGATATACGCCCCGCTAATGGTCGCTCGGCAGTGGTGGAAGTACGTGGTCGGCAGCGACCATACGATGGACAGCTGGAATGAGTCATCAAGACGCTACCTCAGCGAAGATGAACACTTCTACATCCCCGGCTCCCATGAGTGGCGCGGTAAACCGGCAAACAGTAAGCAGGGCAGCGCCGGACCGGTCGATACGATCCTCGGCATCAGCTTGACCGACAATCTACTGCGCCATATCGACAGCTCGATGGAGCTTTACCGCATGGCGCTGGAGGACGGCGTCGCCCCGGAGCAAGCCCGGCTCTTCTTGCCTGCGTATGGCATGTATGTCCGGTGGTATTGGACAGCCAGCCTGCAAGCGGTGCTGCACTTCCTGGATCAGCGTCTGGAGCATGACGCGCAGAAAGAGATCCAGCTGTACGCCGAAGCTGTGGAACAGTATGTCACCCGGGAGTTTCCGGAAGTCTATCAAGCGTGGAGGGATCAGCGATGA
- a CDS encoding N-6 DNA methylase encodes MTDAPIYLSIDEWNQLLGINDSYKAPDALWRILKDKQRRENLFRETLELHRYQVDVDWFHQYFQEEHAQRKKYGQDFTPNSVSTLLARIVNPDGEDGNYYEPSAGSGGIVIRKWDEDRCQHTPFSYRPSMYLYRLDELSDRAVPFLLFNTMLRGMNAVIVHGDVLTKETKAVYFVQNDADDHLQFSNLYRMPVNQATADHLDIVWADGAIYEEIDTPGEWPAHVTGAMQALQKRSGE; translated from the coding sequence ATGACTGACGCGCCGATCTACCTGTCCATCGACGAATGGAACCAGCTGCTCGGCATCAATGACAGCTATAAAGCCCCGGATGCCCTCTGGCGTATCCTCAAAGATAAACAGCGTCGGGAAAACCTGTTCCGCGAAACGCTCGAACTGCATCGGTACCAAGTCGATGTGGACTGGTTCCACCAATATTTCCAGGAAGAACACGCCCAGCGGAAAAAGTACGGGCAGGACTTTACCCCAAACAGCGTCAGCACGCTGCTGGCTCGAATCGTCAATCCAGACGGTGAAGATGGAAACTACTACGAGCCGTCTGCCGGCTCCGGGGGCATCGTGATCCGCAAGTGGGACGAAGACCGCTGTCAGCACACACCGTTCAGCTACCGTCCGTCGATGTACCTGTACCGGCTGGACGAATTGAGCGACCGAGCAGTGCCGTTCCTGCTGTTCAACACGATGCTGCGCGGAATGAATGCGGTGATTGTGCACGGCGATGTGCTCACGAAAGAAACGAAAGCTGTCTATTTTGTCCAGAACGATGCCGACGATCACCTGCAGTTTTCGAACCTATACCGCATGCCGGTCAATCAGGCGACTGCCGATCACCTGGACATCGTCTGGGCAGATGGCGCGATATATGAAGAAATTGATAC